The following proteins are encoded in a genomic region of Drosophila willistoni isolate 14030-0811.24 chromosome 3R, UCI_dwil_1.1, whole genome shotgun sequence:
- the LOC6647793 gene encoding short-chain dehydrogenase/reductase family 16C member 6, which translates to MVETATTTTITRTTTNLPAPAAVPVTPSGTGTPTASAAANTSTTTATPTTAAQAAARARRNDETTRAIFNFKIIVFLVLLPLVLFAVFLKHLLDYLFALGLKEKDVSGKVALVTGGGSGLGREICLELAKRGCKLAVVDVNSKGCYETVELLSKIPRCVAKAYKNDVSSPRELQLMAAKVEKELGPVDILVNNASLMPMTSTPSLKSDEIDTILQLNLGSYIMTTKEFLPKMITRKSGHLVAVNALAGLVPLPGAGIYTATKYGIMGFMAALRAELRLSDCDYVRTTVANAYLMRTSGDLPLLSDAGISSSYPGLPTPYVAEKIVKGVLLNERMVYVPRIFALSAWLLKLLPTKWQDYMLLRFYKFDVRSSHLFYWK; encoded by the exons ATGGTGGAAAcggcgacaacaacaaccataacGCGAACAACAACTAATCTGCCGGCACCAGCTGCGGTTCCAGTGACTCCAAGTGGCACAGGAACACCCACAGCTTCAGCTGCTGCAAATACATCCACAACAACGGCCACACCCACAACGGCTGCCCAGGCGGCAGCCCGGGCCCGTCGCAATGATGAAACAACACGAGCcatattcaattttaaaattattgtatTCTTAGTGCTATTGCCACTTGTGCTCTTTGCTGTGTTTTTAAAGCATCTGTTGGATTACCTCTTTGCTTTGGGCCTTAAGGAGAAGGATGTGAGCGGGAAAGTGGCATTG GTAACCGGTGGTGGCAGTGGATTGGGTCGAGAAATCTGCCTTGAATTGGCCAAACGCGGCTGTAAACTGGCTGTGGTTGATGTCAACTCCAAGGGCTGCTATGAGACAGTCGAGCTGCTTTCCAAAATACCGCGATGTGTGGCCAAGGCTTATAAG AACGATGTCTCCTCGCCACGGGAACTACAATTGATGGCCGCCAAAGTGGAAAAGGAGCTGGGTCCCGTCGATATATTGGTCAATAATGCCTCGCTTATGCCCATGACATCGACGCCTTCATTGAAAAGCGATGAGATTGATACTATTCTGCAACTAAATCTCGGATCATATATTATG ACCACAAAGGAGTTTCTGCCAAAGATGATAACACGCAAATCAGGTCATTTAGTGGCCGTAAATGCTTTGGCAG GACTTGTGCCCTTGCCTGGCGCTGGCATATATACGGCCACAAAATATGGCATTATGGGCTTCATGGCGGCCTTGCGGGCTGAGCTGCGTCTCTCGGATTGCGACTATGTACGGACGACAGTGGCCAATGCCTATTTGATGCGAACCAGTGGCGATTTGCCACTGCTAAGTGATGCTGG TATATCGAGCAGTTATCCTGGTCTACCCACTCCCTATGTGGCGGAGAAAATTGTCAAGGGAGTTCTGTTAAATGAACGCATGGTCTATGTGCCCAGAATCTTTGCCCTCAGTGCTTGGCTGCTCAA ATTATTACCAACCAAATGGCAGGATTATATGCTTTTGCGTTTCTATAAATTCGATGTGCGCAGCTCGCATCTCTTCTACTGGAAATAG
- the LOC6647794 gene encoding uncharacterized protein LOC6647794 → MYRSHVFYYLTLRLLSLLLLNGKINRTLAIEYEECLGVNVGTYVASKMNCAKYIYCAGEGSFEGECLSEHFYDVDLDRCMNQELVLRCGGSTTKQPSSPSPLSAEETSRNPIKLTTSKPPNSSFSVTLHELPIANPCLAYMVCYEGAGMPKVCSPTRLMSCTQRQTIRPVVACRKGVYDFMPHPLNCAYFYYCSNGSKKLHRCPLTFTWNYQQRACVQPGQRKCFRINTNRPKVKKLVFN, encoded by the coding sequence ATGTATCGTAGCCAcgtgttttattatttaaccTTAAGATTGCTCTCCTTATTGCTACTCAATGGGAAGATCAATAGGACACTAGCGATCGAATATGAGGAATGTTTGGGAGTCAATGTGGGTACTTATGTGGCCAGTAAGATGAATTGtgccaaatatatatactgtGCCGGCGAGGGATCTTTTGAGGGTGAATGTCTATCCGAGCACTTTTACGATGTTGATCTGGATCGTTGCATGAATCAGGAATTGGTGCTAAGATGTGGCGGATCAACAACTAAACAGCCATCATCGCCAAGCCCTCTATCAGCTGAAGAAACTTCAAGAAATCCCATCAAGTTGACAACTAGCAAACCACCGAATTCTTCATTTTCCGTAACACTGCATGAACTACCCATTGCCAATCCGTGTTTAGCTTATATGGTTTGTTATGAAGGTGCTGGCATGCCAAAAGTCTGTTCACCCACCAGGCTAATGTCCTGCACTCAAAGACAGACAATACGGCCAGTTGTAGCCTGTCGTAAGGGTGTCTATGATTTTATGCCACATCCGCTCAATTGTGCCTATTTCTATTATTGCTCGAATGGCAGCAAGAAACTGCATCGTTGTCCTTTAACCTTCACCTGGAACTATCAGCAACGTGCCTGCGTTCAGCCAGGTCAAAGGAAATGCTTTAGAATAAACACCAATAGGCCTAAAGTGAAAAAGCTTGTctttaattaa